GTACACCCAATAATAGACCTTTTGCCTCCAAAGTAAAAAATTCATCTCGTCTAGCACAATAATGAAGCGCTGGCTCATGACCTGCTGAAGCGTAGGAAAAAGTATTTTTTTGTAGATCCAAACAGCCGTAAAACATGGAAACAAACATACTATCATCCACGCCTTTTTCAATTACTCGATTAATAACTTCGAGCACATATGTAGGATCTTTATACGTATATTCTAATGTTTCAAGACCATATTTCACCATAGACATACATAAAGCAGCCGGAACCCCTTTTCCTACCACGTCTGTCACCGCTACACTCAAATAATCCTCCCGACCATGTAAAAAATGTACATAATCCCCATTCATTTTGCGAATTGGAATTGATACCATTCCTATGTCAACACTAGTTAAATGCGGTACAACCGTTTTGAGTAGTGTTTTTTGAATGTTTGTAGCGATTTTCATTTCCAATTCATATTCAGCTTGTTTTTGCAATAAGCTTTGGTGCTCCCTATGTGCCATGCCATAATGGACCATTACCTCAATTAGAAAATCATATGCTGATTGTTCCTCTCTCATTCTATCAGGTAATATTTTGCTAACTGCGTTTTTGTGGATACTTACAACTTCCTCTGGAGAAACATTTTTTTGGATTAGCTGACGTGTGAAGTTTTGAGCAATATATAAATTTCTCTCTGTTTGGTCAGTCAAGTAATCTGACAAAATTTTCTTATACTGTGACTCTAATCGATCCAACATTACCACATCCTATCGCAGCCATTTTTCAGCTCTGATGGTAGTACCCTCTCCAATAACTGAGTGGATGGTCATTGTATCCATTAAACGATTCACGCCTGGTAAACCTGCTCCAAGCCCTCCAGAAGTAGAGTAACCATCCTCCATCACCTCTCGAACATCTTTTATTCCCGGACCTTGGTCAGTTGCAATAATAATTATTTTCTTTTCTGCGTCCGTTTCAATTTTTTCAATTTCAATGAAGCCAACATTTGCATATAAGTATATATTTCGAGCCAATTCACTAATAGCTGTAGTTATTCTAGCCTGATCAACAGTGCCAAATCCAAGTGCCTTTGCTTCATTGCGCCCCAGTTGTCTTGCTGTAACTATATCCCATTCAGTAATAATTTCAACCGAAGACCTCATTGCCACCGCTGTCCCCCCAATTCCTTTCGGAGTTATACTGTACACTTATATTCGACCTGAATTTTTATTTGTTTTAATCTCATTTCATAAATCTTATAAATGGTAAATTCTATGTATATTTTCATAAACCTTTCTATAATTTTTTCAAAAATCTATTTTGAATAATAACTTATTTTCCCCTTAAATCTATTAATACCATTTTCAAATACCAAATTCAATTTATGGAAATGAAGTATTTGAGAGTTTAATTCAAAAAAGCATCGAGATGAAAAATCATCTCGATGCCTCTATACATATATGTATATCAAAATTTGACAAGCCCTAAACTAATCATCAGTGCACCATCAACCTTCTCCATCACTGCATGATCAAGCTGCGTAATACGATCTGTCAATCTTGACTTATCGATTGTTCGCACTTGCTCGAGCAGAATAACCGAGTCACGTTCAAAACCATACTTTTCAGCATTGATTTCAACATGAG
This genomic stretch from Lysinibacillus pakistanensis harbors:
- a CDS encoding anti-sigma regulatory factor, which gives rise to MAMRSSVEIITEWDIVTARQLGRNEAKALGFGTVDQARITTAISELARNIYLYANVGFIEIEKIETDAEKKIIIIATDQGPGIKDVREVMEDGYSTSGGLGAGLPGVNRLMDTMTIHSVIGEGTTIRAEKWLR
- a CDS encoding PP2C family protein-serine/threonine phosphatase; protein product: MLDRLESQYKKILSDYLTDQTERNLYIAQNFTRQLIQKNVSPEEVVSIHKNAVSKILPDRMREEQSAYDFLIEVMVHYGMAHREHQSLLQKQAEYELEMKIATNIQKTLLKTVVPHLTSVDIGMVSIPIRKMNGDYVHFLHGREDYLSVAVTDVVGKGVPAALCMSMVKYGLETLEYTYKDPTYVLEVINRVIEKGVDDSMFVSMFYGCLDLQKNTFSYASAGHEPALHYCARRDEFFTLEAKGLLLGVLPETKYIYKEITLEKNDIILMMTDGVTEFRSHEELNSREIITALIAENKHLTAQELCNLLYKQIEELQDFKLSDDFTVVILKK
- a CDS encoding type II toxin-antitoxin system PemK/MazF family toxin; its protein translation is MNVKRGDVFFADLSPVIGSEQGGTRPVLIIQNDIGNRFSPTVIIAAITAQIQKAKLPTHVEINAEKYGFERDSVILLEQVRTIDKSRLTDRITQLDHAVMEKVDGALMISLGLVKF